The following proteins are co-located in the Deinococcus sedimenti genome:
- a CDS encoding tyrosine-type recombinase/integrase, producing MTLVPYQGTALAQAQQWAGLPDHELRRRAVTAAVNKDTQALIALTRAYLTHEGASGLLTSPRTIEAYTLGVRHFTEYATSNAINLLRPGRRDASGYVAHMLGSGRKPAGVQLKVAAANCLYRALRWAGATEAEPFRDVKVPRDPTPGLVKRPPYSEDDIAAVMEQTDLQGQVLLLLLSHAGLRISEALALTWQDIDLELRRVSIQQGKGRKGRVVTMSGSLRRVLNKFRQASSQTTDGRRTTPDGAVFSYSHVTTARYHMEKAFGAAEVQFRGFHPGRKLAGTRLLRQVNDIARVAHHLGHASVETTRRGYANYEVDDLRDTLSNW from the coding sequence ATGACCCTTGTCCCCTATCAGGGCACTGCCCTCGCGCAAGCCCAGCAGTGGGCAGGCCTCCCCGATCACGAACTCCGCCGACGGGCCGTGACGGCGGCTGTAAACAAAGACACCCAAGCGCTGATAGCCCTGACCCGCGCCTACCTCACCCACGAGGGCGCCAGTGGCCTGCTCACCAGTCCGCGCACCATCGAGGCCTACACCCTCGGTGTCCGGCACTTCACTGAGTACGCGACCTCGAACGCCATCAACCTCCTGCGCCCTGGACGGCGCGACGCATCCGGATACGTCGCGCACATGTTGGGTTCCGGGCGCAAGCCCGCAGGCGTTCAACTCAAAGTCGCCGCGGCGAACTGCCTGTACCGGGCCCTCCGGTGGGCCGGCGCCACAGAGGCCGAACCCTTCCGAGACGTCAAGGTACCCAGAGATCCCACACCTGGACTGGTGAAGCGGCCGCCCTACAGCGAGGACGACATCGCGGCTGTGATGGAGCAGACCGACCTGCAGGGCCAAGTTCTCCTCCTTCTCCTCTCCCATGCAGGCCTGCGAATCAGTGAGGCCCTCGCCCTGACATGGCAGGACATCGACCTGGAGCTTCGCCGGGTGTCCATCCAACAAGGTAAAGGAAGGAAGGGCCGGGTCGTGACCATGAGCGGCAGCCTCCGCCGAGTGCTGAACAAGTTCAGGCAGGCTTCAAGTCAGACCACTGACGGCCGCCGCACCACCCCGGACGGTGCAGTCTTTTCGTATTCGCACGTGACGACAGCTCGGTACCACATGGAGAAGGCCTTCGGGGCGGCAGAGGTCCAATTCCGTGGTTTCCATCCCGGACGCAAGCTGGCCGGGACTCGCCTCCTCCGCCAGGTCAACGACATCGCCCGCGTCGCGCACCACCTCGGCCATGCCTCCGTCGAGACCACCCGGCGCGGGTACGCCAACTACGAAGTCGATGACCTCCGCGACACCCTTTCAAACTGGTGA
- a CDS encoding ParA family protein, whose protein sequence is MTAKPHVVAFTSLKGGVGKSTLAVNIAGALSLKGKTAMIDADAAIQTSSGWATRGGLPITVLKEGDPIPAGTRYLVVDTEGRPALDDIAALTHSADVVLIPTAPNSVEVEATARLIQQLPGTNANLDRVHVVITKAQPVGTVGQSARDELRSAGLQVCETVIRRYTAHERAHEQGVLVKDAADPRSENAWADVLGLTLEVC, encoded by the coding sequence ATGACAGCCAAGCCCCATGTCGTCGCATTCACCTCACTCAAAGGCGGAGTCGGGAAAAGCACCCTCGCCGTCAACATCGCCGGCGCCCTGTCCCTGAAGGGCAAGACCGCCATGATCGACGCCGACGCCGCCATTCAGACCAGCAGCGGCTGGGCCACCCGGGGCGGTCTCCCCATCACCGTCCTGAAAGAAGGCGACCCTATCCCGGCCGGCACCCGGTACCTGGTCGTGGACACCGAGGGCCGCCCAGCTCTAGATGACATCGCCGCCCTGACACACTCCGCCGACGTCGTGCTCATCCCCACGGCGCCGAACTCAGTGGAGGTCGAGGCGACAGCCCGCCTGATCCAGCAGCTGCCCGGCACGAACGCCAACCTCGACCGCGTGCACGTCGTGATCACCAAGGCGCAACCCGTCGGCACAGTCGGTCAGAGCGCCCGGGATGAACTGCGCAGCGCTGGCCTGCAGGTGTGCGAGACCGTCATCCGCCGCTACACCGCCCATGAACGGGCGCATGAGCAGGGTGTGCTGGTCAAGGATGCTGCGGATCCCCGATCGGAGAACGCCTGGGCGGACGTCCTCGGCCTCACCCTCGAGGTGTGCTGA
- a CDS encoding helix-turn-helix domain-containing protein — protein MNREIRQEVKALMRARGITQDQMADQMGMKRTNLNQMLNSDTELPQRWQEILQILGKKIALVDADDTGNPS, from the coding sequence GTGAACCGGGAAATTCGGCAGGAAGTCAAGGCACTGATGCGCGCGCGCGGCATCACGCAGGATCAGATGGCTGATCAGATGGGCATGAAGCGCACCAACCTCAACCAGATGCTCAACTCAGACACCGAACTGCCTCAGCGCTGGCAGGAAATCCTGCAGATCCTGGGCAAGAAGATCGCGCTGGTAGACGCTGACGACACCGGTAACCCGTCGTGA